The Stenotrophomonas sp. ZAC14D1_NAIMI4_1 DNA segment GGCAGCGGAATGGCGGCGCCGCGCGCCTGCGCGTCGGCCACGATCTTCTTCGCGGTATCCAGCAGGTCCGGTTCGTACAGCGACTTGCCCACCTTGTAGCCGGCGGCGGCGATGAAGGTATTGGCGATGCCACCACCGACGATCAGCTGGTCGACCTTGCCGACCAGGTTGGCCAGCAGTTCCAGCTTGGTGCTGACCTTGCTGCCGGCGACGATGGCCAGCAGCGGCTTGGCCGGGGCATCCAGCGCCTTGGCCAGGGCGTCCAGCTCGGCCATCAGCAGCGGGCCACCGGCGGCCACCGGGGCGAAGCGGATGACGCCGTGGGTGGAGGCCTGCGCGCGGTGCGCGGTACCGAAGGCATCCATCACGAACACGTCGCAGAGCGCGGCGTACTGCTTGGACAGGGCCTCGTCATCCTTGCCCTCGCCGATGTTCATGCGGCAGTTTTCCAGCAGCACCAGCTGGCCCGGCTGCACGTCGACGCCGTCGACCCAGTCACGCACCAGCGGAACCTCTCGGCCCAGCAGTTCCGACAGGCGCGCCGCGACCGGTGCCAGCGAGTCGGCTTCGGTCCACACGCCTTCCTTCGGGCGGCCCAGGTGCGAGGTGACCATCACGGCGGCACCCTGCTCCAGCGCGCGCTTGAGCGTCGGCAGTGAAGCGGTGATGCGCTGTTCGGAAGTGATGCGGCCATTCTCGATCGGCACGTTCAGATCCTGGCGGATCAGCACGCGCTTGCCGGAGAGGTCGAGGTCGGTCATGCGGACGATGGACATGGGCAACTCTTTGGCTCGGGGACGGGATGCCGGTGTACGGCAGACGGGCATTGTATCGGGTGGCGATGCCTGCGGCAGGCAGAGGCGTACGGCAACAGCGAACTGCAACAGCAACAGCCAAAGCGCTGGCGCTTCGTGGTGCTGGGGTGGGCCGGGGTGGTGTGGGATGGCAGGGGACGCCGTAAACCCCCAATCCGGCCCAGCCGCTGGCGGCTGTGCGTTCGGGCACTTGCGAAGCAGTGCTTCGCAAGCAAAGCGCCCTCACCCATGGGGGCTTGGTCGCCGCTTGCTCGCGTGCGCTGTCCTGCGCACACGGCAAGACCGGGGTTGGGCGTCCTGCCCAACCCGCCCGAGGCATGCCTCGGGCCCATGCGGCTCACACCCCTGCCATCCCACACCACCCCGGCCTCGACAGGTTCATGAGGCGGAGCGGATGGCAAAGGCAAGAGCGGTTTCT contains these protein-coding regions:
- a CDS encoding phosphoglycerate kinase, encoding MSIVRMTDLDLSGKRVLIRQDLNVPIENGRITSEQRITASLPTLKRALEQGAAVMVTSHLGRPKEGVWTEADSLAPVAARLSELLGREVPLVRDWVDGVDVQPGQLVLLENCRMNIGEGKDDEALSKQYAALCDVFVMDAFGTAHRAQASTHGVIRFAPVAAGGPLLMAELDALAKALDAPAKPLLAIVAGSKVSTKLELLANLVGKVDQLIVGGGIANTFIAAAGYKVGKSLYEPDLLDTAKKIVADAQARGAAIPLPVDVVTAKQFLPDAAAEVKAVDAVADDDLILDIGPQTAAQYAQLIEKAGTVVWNGPVGVFEFEAFSKGTEALARAIASSRAFSIAGGGDTLAAVDKFDIAGDVSYISTGGGAFLEFLEGKTLPAVAALAARGA